In one Rutidosis leptorrhynchoides isolate AG116_Rl617_1_P2 chromosome 8, CSIRO_AGI_Rlap_v1, whole genome shotgun sequence genomic region, the following are encoded:
- the LOC139863844 gene encoding rhodanese-like domain-containing protein 17, with the protein MKTQTSSESNIITIDVQKAKNLIRNDEYRYIDVRTEEEFMKGHIDLDDVLNIPYMIDTPQGRVKNGKFMEQVMQLCDKEGHLIVGCQSGVRSLYAANILLQAGFKHVCNMGGGYLAWVENDIPVTVTTSNVEL; encoded by the exons ATGAAGACTCAAACAAG CTCAGAATCAAACATTATAACCATTGATGTTCAAAAAGCCAAAAATCTTATTCGCAATGACGAATATCGTTACATTGATGTCAG GACTGAAGAAGAGTTCATGAAAGGGCACATTGATTTGGATGATGTTCTTAATATTCCTTATATGATTGATACCCCTCAAG GTAGGGTGAAGAACGGAAAATTCATGGAACAAGTAATGCAACTGTGTGACAAGGAAGGTCATCTAATTGTG GGTTGTCAATCAGGAGTTCGTTCTCTATATGCAGCTAACATTCTCCTTCAAGCA GGATTCAAGCACGTATGCAACATGGGAGGTGGCTACCTTGCATGGGTAGAAAATGATATACCTGTGACAGTCACGACGTCTAACGTGGAGCTATAA